The nucleotide window acgcGCCGCCCTCCCGCGCCCCGCACGCTTGTCCACGACTGAGCAGCGGCAGCAGTAAACTGGAGGCTGCAGCGACTCGCAAAGGCGCGCTCCTGGCAGTGCTTGCCATCCCAGGTGACTTGGGCTTGCCAGGTCTGCTGGCCCAGGGTCCCCAACCCAGCACGCTCCCGTCCCGGGCTCCGGCGcccaccagccctgctgccctctcccGCCTCTCCACACCCCCCACCAGATTGCGGGAAGGGAGGTCGCGGCAGCGGCCCGGCAGCACCGGCGACCGTGGCGACAGCTGCAACAGTGGCGGCGGcagtggcggcggcggctgcagcgGCGGCAGAGGCTGCGGCGGCGACCGTGGCAGAGGCGGTGGCGGAGGCCTCGGTAGCAGAGACGGAAACAGAAGTGGAGACTGAGGTGGAGGCCGAAGCCTCAGTAGAGGAGGCAGTGGCAGAGGCCACCCTGGGGGAGGCGGCAGCCGCCCTGGccagggaagaggcagaggccGCTCTGGCCGCAGCAACCCTGGCGCTGGCGGAGGCCAGTGCCGATGAAGCCTCTACAGCAGGAGAGGCTGAGGTGCCTGCGTTGGACGAGAAGGATGCTGCTGAGGATTCGGacgcggaggcggaggcggaggcggtggcagcggtggcggcggcggcggcggccgcggcggcggcggcggcggcggctgcagccACCGCGGATGCGGAGACAGGCGGGGGCTCCGAAGAGAGCCCAGACTTTCCTATGGCCTCGTTGTACGTAGGAGACCTGCACCCTGAGGTGACAGAGGCAATGCTGTACGAGAAGTTCAGCCCCGCAGGGCCTATCCTCTCTATCCGCATTTGCAGAGACAAGATCACCCACCGCTCCTTGGGCTACGCATATGTCAACTACCAGCAACCGGTGGATGCCAAGCGGGCCCTGGAGACCCTGAACTTTGATGTCATCAAGGGCAGGCCAGTGCGCATCATGTGGTCCCAGCGGGACCCCTCGCTGCGCAGGAGCGGGGTGGGCAATGTCTTCATCAAGAACCTGGGCAAGACCATCGACAACAAGGCTCTGTACAACATCTTCTCGGCGTTCGGCAACATCCTCTCCTGCAAAGTGGCCTGTGACGAAAAGGGGCCCAAGGGCTACGGTTTCGTGCACTTCCAGAAGCAGGAGTCCGCTGAGCGGGCCATCGATGCAATGAATGGCATGTTCCTGAACTACCGGAAAATCTTCGTTGGGAGATTCAAGTCCCATAAAGAACGAGAGGCTGAAAGGGGAGCTTGGGCCAGGCAGTCCACCAGTGCTGACGTCAAAGATTTCGACGAAGACACCGACGAGGAGGCCACCCTGCGATGAAGACATCCCAGGAGCGAGCCAGCCAGCAGAGCCAAACCTTGGCTCCGACCCGGTTTACAACCCGCTCTTTGTCCCCCTAACCCACCAGCAGTGTATTGTATTGAGAGTGCAGCGCTCtcgctcgcgctctctctctccctccttccctccctctctccctctctctttccctctctttctctctgtctccctcccccctcttcctccctctcctgccctccctttcACCCTctatcttctcttctttttcctttcctccccaccccccacacccaccaaGGGCATTGTGAATAATCTTGCTACTCTGTGCCATTTGATAAACTAGAcgctgcctcctctcctcctggTTTGGTTTTAGAAAGCAACTTCTCGCTTTGTTTACTGCACAGGTGATACCATTTCATGGTAGAAacatcagaaaggagaaagaaatcagATGAGGGGAAGCCAAGAGAGTACTCGCTGCCCCTTATCCTGCTACCCAGAGACGACTACTTGTACCTTTTTGGTGTGCTGTTTTTCCAGGccgtcttctctccctccctcccctccccgttcTCACCCCCCACCGCTCCTTCCCTTTTAACACACTCTTGTAGACTGGTTCATGTATGTGGTGTTTCTGAACATGCATTTTCACAaactaaaaccaaacaaaaatcaaCCCACTGAACTTCTTTCCATGGCATTCAACAGGCTCCCTGGAATGTCACATTCAGTGCCTGCAGAGTGTATGGATGGATCTTAATATTTCTGTAACCATTCCCACATTGTTGGACATTCAGGTGGTGCCTAGCTCTTTCCCTATGTTGAAAGCCAACACTGCGTACTCTGATGAGTGACTCCTTCCTTGTCAAGCCAAATTTTTGCTGGCATACCAGACAGTCATATTAACTGCGGACTTGCAGGATCCACCCATGGACATTTTAAACACTTCTCCTGTCTGTTGCCAAAAGACCCCTTCATGAGTATTGTACCGATTTGCATTCACGCCCACCAGCACAGCTAGTGAAAAAGAGTATGCCCATTTCCCCTGCATAGTCTCCTGGTAACTGCGATTGatgtgtgcgtgtgagtgtgtgtgtgttggccagCTGGATGAGCTGCAAATGGCATTTTGCTGTCCTTGGTTGTTTTCCTGGATTTAAGTACTGTGtatcacctccttcccctgtgccTACTTCCTGCCATTTTCCCAttgtcaaaaaaaattataactcagcttcattgcagaaaaaaaaagtcacgaAGCAGATGAGTTAGCAGAAGGACATTGATATCACCAGTTAGTAATCAATCCTTATGACCACCTGTGTCTTCCTGGATCATTTTCAACTGCACCTGCCCAATATTTTTCATGTGAAATATACgtgaattttaatgtatatacTGTTTCAATATCTGCttttcatacataaatatataatatagatatatatagatgtATAGTTAGATATTCTCAAACTTCTtttcatgtcattaaatattctccTAAAATACTTTCCTTGGTTGTTTAGTGTTCCAGTGGATGGGTTAGATAGAGGAATAGATAGATGTGTGTATGCATCTATTTCCATATTTAGATATAAATAGGTGTTTTTTCACTGCTTTATTATTGTTCAACATTTGAGTGGCTTTTTTTTCTAATCTAAACTCAAACTGCTAGTAATATCATAGTGCACATAGCTTGTGTACATTCAAGATTATTTCCTGAACAAACATTGCCAAAAGAAGAGTTGAAGGCTCAAAGGAAACAGAAGGttcaaaatcatttcattttttggtcTAGTAGTGCACTAttgatgagaatgcagactggtgccacCACTGTAGGAAACAGTATAGagtatccttaaaaaaataaaaagagaaatctcTTTTACCCAgtcattccacttctgggaatatatcttaaaaatCCTGAAGCACCAGTACAAAAAgtatatgcacccatatgttcacagcagtgctatttacaataggcaagatttggaagcagcccaagtacccatcagtgaataagtggtaaaaaaaaaaggctgtggtacatttacacaatggagaaCTACACAGCAGTAATAATGAACCAACTCTTACCCTTGTGGCAGCataaatggacctggagaatattatgctaagtgaaacaagccagtcagtgaaagacaaacagcacatgatctcacttatatgtggaatctagtgaacataataaactaatgaacaaaacagaaacagaagcatagatacttGGAAAAGCCCAACAActgccagaggggatgggaggggactGTGTGAAAGATGGTTGAGGGATTAACCAAGAACGTTTATGCATGATCCACTGGCAGGGATCAGGATGTGGAGTTTGACTGAAGTATGGGaggtggtggggctgggtggaggtgagcagagggaaagtggggacaactgtaatagcataaacaagaaaaatgaagtaaaatattttttgttcattattaagTGTCTATTCACCAAGATAGTAGTAATTTACCTTCATCAGATCACAATATTGTGAGAGGTCCTGAATGGACACCTGGACAATTTTCTGGACTTATTATTGCAGTTGTTTTTGCATTATTGTAAGATTTTATAAGGAGAATTGTacctattcatttttatttattttcaacatttatttttataccaataaTGCAGTATCATAACAGAAACTTCATtaacttttaaggaaaaaattcaaaatcactaCAAATTCTACCActtgacaaaaaatttaaaacacatgaaatatgtacataaataaataaaaccttcaaattGTAATACGTATCATTTCATTGTTGTGTACTTGCACTATAATTGGTGTTATCATCTTTCcaaattattaaatattcttctCTAAGTTGTTTTTACTTTATGTTCCATGTGATAAATGAGCTATTATTTCTAAAACTCAGTTCCTTTATGTGtgtttaaattgttctttttttccctccaggtaAGATTAACTCTTCCAGGAAAATATTTGCAGCTGAATGTTTGCTGACACGTGGAAACATTTAATTGTCAAATATACCATGCCAGTTTGTTGCTGAATGCTTCTTCCACAAAGGTTATGCCCATGAACAGTGTAAGAAAGTATATTTCCCTGCtcactttctttatattttcaagttATGAGACAGTGGTTAAAGTTGTGgatttttcctttattacttCACTTTACAAGTACCTTACttgaaaaagaagatatacatattaaatatacacAACAACCACTTTGAAGTtaattaaattatacatattaaatatacacAACAACCACTTTGAAgttaattatttttgtctttttgactttgactatatttaaaacaaacaatacagCAAGCATATAtgaaggactcatagacatggacaaagGGGTGAGGATTGACTAAGGGAgtcaggggtgggctgggtgaagAGGGGCACAGGGGAAACAGTTGGGACAAGTGTAACAgcgtaaacaataaaatattttaaaaagacaagtatAGAGTCACACCAAATGTATtctatcaaaatttattttcaacatcTTGTAAATGTATCTAAAACATCTTTGGTTACTCAATATTTTCTCACTACTCGCTGTCATTGTTTAGGTGTATCAGAATTTGTTTAAATGTGTTTCCTTACTTTggactttaaaatagtttataaattttttctattaaacCCAATCTGTGATGAATAATTTTGCTGCAGAATTATTGTACTTAGGTAAATACATAAATGTGTAATTGAAAAGGAGaggtacttaaaaaatttttaactgtaCCATCAAGTGGCGTGATATGCCAATTTAAACTTCCACTGATACTTTGAAAGAATGCCCATATTCCTGCATATATTCTTCCCCTGCTattattataactttattttctttattataaaaatataaaacacatacctgactttttgtttccctttttcaatttataaaaatattttattttgtttgttatttaagGAATATAAATTCACCTTTAAAAATTAgcccctggtgtggctcagtggcttctCAGTGGAAGAAGCATTCAGCAACAAACTGGCAACCTGATTTGCAGGTTGatagcctgcaaatcaaagggtcgttggttcgatttTCAgcccagggcacatacctgggttgtgggccaggtccccagtagggggcgtgcaagaggcaaccacacattgatatttctctctctctctctctttctccctcccttcccttctctaaaaaataaataaatacataaaattacacAGCATTTAtaggcaaaataaagaaaataataactgataataagaacatttaagtttttatgtatacacatatgtatatggtAATTATATTGTATAATGCATACATTATTACatatgctttatatatatttggtatgaggtctgtccagaaggc belongs to Phyllostomus discolor isolate MPI-MPIP mPhyDis1 chromosome X, mPhyDis1.pri.v3, whole genome shotgun sequence and includes:
- the LOC114505311 gene encoding polyadenylate-binding protein 1-like 2, with the protein product MASLYVGDLHPEVTEAMLYEKFSPAGPILSIRICRDKITHRSLGYAYVNYQQPVDAKRALETLNFDVIKGRPVRIMWSQRDPSLRRSGVGNVFIKNLGKTIDNKALYNIFSAFGNILSCKVACDEKGPKGYGFVHFQKQESAERAIDAMNGMFLNYRKIFVGRFKSHKEREAERGAWARQSTSADVKDFDEDTDEEATLR